In Bacteroidia bacterium, a genomic segment contains:
- a CDS encoding DHCW motif cupin fold protein has product MSNIPFQTIDWNKVQKIEYTGETGTSFWQTMQYDGLRVRIVEYSAGYLADHWCHKGHIVHCLEGEFVSELENGEEFSLSQGMTYIVSDNLSSHRSVSKNGVKLLIINGDFLKI; this is encoded by the coding sequence ATGAGTAATATACCATTTCAAACAATAGATTGGAACAAAGTTCAAAAAATTGAATATACCGGTGAGACAGGGACATCATTTTGGCAGACTATGCAATATGATGGACTTAGGGTACGTATTGTAGAATATTCAGCTGGCTATTTAGCCGACCATTGGTGCCATAAAGGACACATTGTTCATTGCCTGGAAGGAGAATTTGTAAGTGAACTTGAAAATGGTGAAGAGTTTTCATTAAGTCAAGGGATGACCTATATTGTTTCAGATAATTTAAGTTCACATCGTTCAGTTTCAAAAAACGGTGTAAAACTTTTAATTATTAACGGTGATTTTTTGAAGATTTGA
- a CDS encoding YdcF family protein has product MKRYRRYILLFVILTIWANLTIVNRSKDFITDNVNILKPKNVGLLLGTSKLLSNGSPNDFFFNRIDATVELYKSNKIKFIIISGDNSKKDYNEPLDMKNELVKRGIPEDKIFLDYAGFRTLDSVIRAKEIFGQNSFIIISQKFHNERAVYLARRNGIDAYGYNAKEVEAYKGFKTKLREYFARDKVFIDILFGTKPKFLGEKIIIQ; this is encoded by the coding sequence TATTGTTTGTAATTTTAACGATATGGGCAAATTTGACCATTGTTAATAGAAGCAAAGACTTCATTACTGACAATGTAAATATTTTAAAACCTAAAAATGTAGGATTGTTATTAGGTACTAGCAAACTCTTGAGTAATGGATCACCAAATGACTTTTTCTTTAATAGAATTGATGCTACAGTTGAATTGTATAAATCAAATAAAATCAAATTTATAATAATAAGTGGCGACAATAGTAAAAAAGATTATAACGAGCCACTTGATATGAAAAATGAACTTGTAAAAAGAGGAATACCCGAAGATAAAATATTTCTTGACTATGCTGGTTTTAGAACATTAGACTCTGTAATTAGAGCGAAAGAAATATTTGGACAAAATTCATTTATAATAATTTCCCAGAAATTCCATAACGAACGAGCAGTATATTTGGCTAGGCGAAATGGTATTGACGCTTATGGTTACAATGCAAAAGAAGTTGAAGCATATAAAGGTTTTAAGACTAAGCTCAGAGAATATTTTGCTCGTGACAAAGTTTTTATTGATATTCTATTCGGTACAAAACCAAAATTTCTAGGTGAAAAAATCATAATTCAATAA